GAGTATCTGAAGTGCGACCGCCTGCCGGACTCCTTCGTCGTCCACCGCCACGACGTCGACCGCAAGCCGGCGAACGCGCTCGTCTTCGCGGAGCTGGAGGCGGACCGTGGTATCCAGTCGACGTACTACGTGCGGACCACCGACGAGGTGTTCCGGCCCGACCTGATACGGCGGTTGGAGGCGCTCGGACACGAGGTCGGCCTGCACTACGAGGCGGTCGACCGTGCCGACGGCGACCCGCGGCTCGCGAGGGACATCTTCGGCCGGAACCTGTCGATGCTGCGCAGCCTCGTCTCGGTCGACACGGTCTGCATGCACGGCAACCCGCTGACGCCGCACGACAACCGCGACCTCTGGGCGCACGCCGGCTTCGCCGAGTTCGACCTGCTGGGGGAGGCGTACCTCTCGATGGACTTCGACGACGTGGTCTACTTCTCCGACACCGGCCGGACCTGGCGCGACGGCGCGCTGAAGATCAAGGACCACACCATGGGCGAGGGCGACAAGCGCGTCTCGGCGGACTCCACCCACGAACTGGCCTCGCTGTTCCGGGACCATCGCGTCTCCAGAGGCTGCGTCCTGTCACACCCCAACCGGTGGGCGGGCGACGTGGTCGAACTGCTGGTCGAACGCACGAAAGACACCGCGACGAACATCGTCAAACACGGACTCCATCAACTGCCATGACTACCATCGTGATCGGACTCGACGGCGCGAACTGGCCCATGTTGCGGGAGTGGCTCGACGAGGGCCGGCTCCCCAACCTGCAACGACTCATCGACGACGGCATCGGCGGCACCTCGCGGAGCTGTCTCCCGCCGTTGACCGTTCCGAACTGGAAGTGCTACGCGACCGGGAAGAACCCCGGCAAGCTGGACGTGTTCCGGTTCGACCGGATCGACACCGAGGAACGCGACCACGTGTTCCACGACGCGACGGACTTCCGGAGCGCGGAGCTCTGGGACTACGTCGAGGACGAGGGACTGCGCGCGGGTGTCGTCAACGTTCCATCGACGTACCCGCCCAAGGAGCTCGACGGGTTCATGGTCGCCGGCGGACCGGACGCCTCGGAGTCGGAGTACCGGTCGCTCCGGAGCGGCTTCGCCACGCCAGCGGACGTGGAGCAGTACCTCGGCGAGGAGCTCGACTACCGGGTCCACCCGACGCCGATGATCTCGCCCTCCGACACCGGCGAGGCCGAGATCGACGCCATCCTCGAGCTCATCGACATGCGCTTCGAGGCGGCCGAGCGACTGCTCGACCGGGAACGCCCCGACTTCCTGCACCTCACGGTGTTCTACTCCATGGCACTCCAGCACTACTTCTGGCGGGACGCTCCGGTCGAACGGGCGTGGCGTCGCATCGACGAGAACCTGACCCGGTTCACCGAACAGGACCACGACATCCTCTTGATGTCCGACCACGGGACCCAGCGGGTCGACACGGTGTTCTACATCAACCGCTGGCTGGCCGAGGCGGGCTACCTCTCGGTCGGGACGACAGTCGACCAGCTGTTCCGGCGGGCGGGGGTGACCCGCGAGCGGGCGCTGACCGTCGCGAAGAAGCTCGGGATGGTCGGCACCCTGAGCAAGGTCGTCCCGGAGTCGCTCCAGCGGGTCGTCCCCTGGGAGGAGGGCGTCAAGCGCGAGCGTGTCCTCTCCGCGGTGAACTGGGAGCAGACGAGAGCCGTCGCGAGCAACCAGGGTCCGATCTACCTCACGCTGTCAGCGGACGACCCAGACTACGAGGCGACCCGCGACGAGCTCATCGAGCGGCTCTCGGGACTCACGCACCCCGAGACGGGCGAGCGACTGGTCGAGGCGGTCCACAGGGGCGAGGAGCACTACGAGGGCCCCTACGCCGAGAACGCGCCGGACCTGATCCTCGACCAGGGGCCGAACGTCCACACCAGCGACGCGGTCGGCGCGGGCCCGTGGTACGCCGACGAGGGCGTCTGGCGTGGTGGCAACGAGCCCGAGGGACTGTTCCTGTTCTCCGGGCCGTCGTTCCGCACCGAGGGGTTGAACCTGGATGCGCGGATCGTCGACCTCGCGCCGACGCTGCTGCACACGATGGGGATGACGGTACCGGAGGACATGGACGGGCGGGTGCTCGACGTGTTCGACCCGGAGTCGGTGCCGGGGAAGACACCTGTCCGGACGCGGGAGCCACTCCCCGAGGACCACGTGGGGGGCGGGGGCGACAGCGCCGAAGTCGAGCGGCGGCTGGCCGACCTCGGCTACCTGGAGTGAACTCCGATGCGCGCGCTCTTCGACGTGACCCATCCGGCCCACGTGCATCTGTTCAAACACGCCATCGCGGAACTGGACCGCGACGGCCACGACGTCCGCGTCCTCTCTCGCGAGAAGGAGGTGACCACGGCGCTACTCGACGCGGCGGAAATCGAACACCGTCCGCTCTCCCGGAAGGGCGGGTCGCCGCTGGCACTCGCCCGGGAGTGGCTCGGTCGGGAACTGCGGGTACTCGGTGAGGTACTGCGCTTCGACCCCGACCTCGTCGTGAGTCGGCTCAACCCGGCCGCGGTCCACGCGGCACGGCTGACGGACACGCCCAGCATCGTGTTCCACGACACGGAACCTGCAGACAAGCTCGCGAGCTGGACGCTCCCGTTCGCCGACGTCGTCTGTACGCCGGCGGCGTTCGAGGAACGCTGGTCCGGCCAGCGTCGCTACCAGGGCTACCAGGAGCTCGCGTACCTGCACCCGTCCCGGTTCGACCCGGACCCGGAGGCGCTCCGCGAGGACGGTGTCGCGGTCGACGACCGGTACTCGGTCATCCGCCTGGTCGCGGGAGACGCCCACCACGACTACGGGAACGACTCCCTGCCCACGGACGTGCGGGCACGGGTCGTCGACGCGCTCTCCGAGCTCGGCCCGGTCTACGCGTCGGTCGAGGCCGACGGCGAGGCCCCAGCAGGGACCGAGCCCTTGCCGGTCCCCCCAGAGCGGTTGCACGACCTGCTCGCCTTCGCCGACTGCTACGTCGGTGATTCGAACACGACGGCCGTCGAGGCGGGCCTGCTCGGGACGCCCGCACTGCGCTACGACACGTTCGGTGCCGGCGCACTGCAGAACTTCGTCGAGCTCGAGTCGGAGTACGGGCTGGTCCGGTCGACCGGCGACGGCCACCGGCTGCTGGAACTCGTGAACGGCGTGGCCAGACAGCCCGATGCGGCGGCCGCGCGCTGGCGCGAGGCACGGAACCGACTGCTCGCGGACAAGGTCGACGTGACGGGCTACATGCTCGACCTGCTCGAACTGGAGGTGCGACGATGAGCGCCGTGCCGGACGACCACGAGTTCGCACTGCTGCTCACGCACGACGTCGACCGTCCGTACAAGACCTACCAGTCGCTGTACTACGGCCTCAGGGACCGGGAACCGGCACAGCTCCTCGAGTTGCTGTACGGGGAGAACCCCTTCTGGACGTTCGACTCGCTGCGCGACCTCGAGGACGACCTCGGCGTTCGCTCGGCGTTCTACTTCATGCAGGAGCGCCCCCTGACCGACCTGCCCGTCAGGCGGTGGATCGACCCCGAGAGCTGGCGACTGTTCTGTGGCCGGTACTCCCTCGACGACCCGGATATCGTCGCACTGATCCGCTCTCTGGCGATGGACGAATGGGAGATCGGTCTGCAGGGTTCGTACCACTCGTACCGGGACAGGGACCGGCTCGAACGGGAGAAGCTGCGGCTCGAGTCGATACTCGACAGACCCGTTCTGGGCGGGCGTCAGCACTACCTGAACCTCGACGAGCCGGCGACTTGGCGACACCAGCGGGCGGTCGGGATGCGGTACGACGCGACCCCGGGGTCGTCCGCCACGTTCGGATTCGGCGGCGAGTACGGCATCCGCCGGCCGTTCGACGACGAGTTCGTGGTGTTCCCGCTGACGGTGATGGAGACCGCGCTCCCCGACCCGGGTGACGAGTTCGACCGCGCCTGGGGGGTACTCGACGACCTGCTGGACGAGGCAGTCGCGAACGATGCAGTGATGAACGTGCTCTGGCACCCGCGGTTTTTCACCGAGGCGGACTTCCCGGGGCACACCAGGCTCTACCGGAGACTCGTCGAGGAAGCGCTCGAGAGAGGGGCGTGGGTCGGCCCGCCCGGGAGGCTGTACGAACAGCTCGAGTGGCCCTCGGGCTCCTCGGACGCACGACCCTCAAGACGGGAGGTAGCCGGACGGTAACAATGGACCGTTCACGCGATTCACCGGCACCAGCATGGACATCGAACGAGTCGGTCTCTCGGAGTGGGGGGAGGTACTGCCTGATAGCGGCTTCGAGGTGTTCCACCTGCCCGGGGCGCTCCGGGTGCTCGACGACCACGGCGACGGCGAGCTGCGGCTGTTCGTCGGCTACAACGGTCAGCACCCCGTCGGGTTCTTCCCAGTGATGGTGACCGAACGCCCCGTCGGCCGGGCCGTCACCTCACCGCCACCCTCGATGAACGTCCCCAAGCTCGGCCCGCTCGTCACCCCGCTCAGCCCGAAACGACGCAAACAGGAGCGGACGAACAGGGAGTTCGTCCGCGCTGTGCGCGACGAACTGGCGCTCGACGACTCACGGACCCTCTTCCGGTTCGTCTGCTCGCCAGCCTACGGAGACCCGCGGCCGTACATCTGGGACGACGACGACGTCTCGATGTCGTTCACGTACCGCCTCGACCTGGCCGACCGGACGCCGGACGACGCGCTGGCCGCGGCCAGCAAGAGCTTCAGGCGCTCGGTCCGTGACGGCCGCGACCTCGACGTGTCGGTCTCAGTCGAGGGTGTCGAGGCGGCGCGACGCATCTTCGAGCAAACGAAGGAACGGTACGAGGAGCAGGGTCGGTCGTTCACCCTGAGCTGGCCGTACGTGAAGGACCTCTTGACCTGGCTCGACGAGCGGGCCCGGGTGTACGTCGTGCGCGGCCCCGATGGGGAGCTCCTCAGCGGGATCATCGCGCTCTTCTCGAACGACGACGCGCTGTACTGGCTGGGCGGCACCCGTGCCGACTTCGAGGGGACGAGCGTCAACGCACTCCTGCACTGGCGCATCGTCGAGGACGTCGCGGCCGGGACCCCACGGTCTTCGCTGACGGGGTACGACCTGATGGGTGCCGACACGGAGCGCCTCGCGAGGTACAAGAGCAAGTTCGGGGCCGATCTCGTGCCCTACCACGTCGTCGAGTCCAGCGGGGCACCGACGGCCGTGGCAAAGCGCGTCTACGAGTTCGTGAGACGATGACTATCGAGGTCCTCAACCTCGTGACCACCGAGGAGGCGACGTTCTTCCAGAAGCAGTGCAGCGCACTCGCGGAGCGGGGAATCGAGCTGGAGACCCTCGCGGTTCCGGAGCGACCGGCCGCGGACGAGCATCGCTCGCCGCTCTCGTACGCCAGACTCGTCCCGCGGGCGATCAGCCGGGCACGCGACGGGTTCGACATCGTCCACGCGAACAACGGACTGACCGCGCC
The nucleotide sequence above comes from Haloarchaeobius salinus. Encoded proteins:
- a CDS encoding alkaline phosphatase family protein, coding for MTTIVIGLDGANWPMLREWLDEGRLPNLQRLIDDGIGGTSRSCLPPLTVPNWKCYATGKNPGKLDVFRFDRIDTEERDHVFHDATDFRSAELWDYVEDEGLRAGVVNVPSTYPPKELDGFMVAGGPDASESEYRSLRSGFATPADVEQYLGEELDYRVHPTPMISPSDTGEAEIDAILELIDMRFEAAERLLDRERPDFLHLTVFYSMALQHYFWRDAPVERAWRRIDENLTRFTEQDHDILLMSDHGTQRVDTVFYINRWLAEAGYLSVGTTVDQLFRRAGVTRERALTVAKKLGMVGTLSKVVPESLQRVVPWEEGVKRERVLSAVNWEQTRAVASNQGPIYLTLSADDPDYEATRDELIERLSGLTHPETGERLVEAVHRGEEHYEGPYAENAPDLILDQGPNVHTSDAVGAGPWYADEGVWRGGNEPEGLFLFSGPSFRTEGLNLDARIVDLAPTLLHTMGMTVPEDMDGRVLDVFDPESVPGKTPVRTREPLPEDHVGGGGDSAEVERRLADLGYLE
- a CDS encoding DUF354 domain-containing protein translates to MRALFDVTHPAHVHLFKHAIAELDRDGHDVRVLSREKEVTTALLDAAEIEHRPLSRKGGSPLALAREWLGRELRVLGEVLRFDPDLVVSRLNPAAVHAARLTDTPSIVFHDTEPADKLASWTLPFADVVCTPAAFEERWSGQRRYQGYQELAYLHPSRFDPDPEALREDGVAVDDRYSVIRLVAGDAHHDYGNDSLPTDVRARVVDALSELGPVYASVEADGEAPAGTEPLPVPPERLHDLLAFADCYVGDSNTTAVEAGLLGTPALRYDTFGAGALQNFVELESEYGLVRSTGDGHRLLELVNGVARQPDAAAARWREARNRLLADKVDVTGYMLDLLELEVRR
- a CDS encoding polysaccharide deacetylase family protein encodes the protein MSAVPDDHEFALLLTHDVDRPYKTYQSLYYGLRDREPAQLLELLYGENPFWTFDSLRDLEDDLGVRSAFYFMQERPLTDLPVRRWIDPESWRLFCGRYSLDDPDIVALIRSLAMDEWEIGLQGSYHSYRDRDRLEREKLRLESILDRPVLGGRQHYLNLDEPATWRHQRAVGMRYDATPGSSATFGFGGEYGIRRPFDDEFVVFPLTVMETALPDPGDEFDRAWGVLDDLLDEAVANDAVMNVLWHPRFFTEADFPGHTRLYRRLVEEALERGAWVGPPGRLYEQLEWPSGSSDARPSRREVAGR
- a CDS encoding GNAT family N-acetyltransferase codes for the protein MDIERVGLSEWGEVLPDSGFEVFHLPGALRVLDDHGDGELRLFVGYNGQHPVGFFPVMVTERPVGRAVTSPPPSMNVPKLGPLVTPLSPKRRKQERTNREFVRAVRDELALDDSRTLFRFVCSPAYGDPRPYIWDDDDVSMSFTYRLDLADRTPDDALAAASKSFRRSVRDGRDLDVSVSVEGVEAARRIFEQTKERYEEQGRSFTLSWPYVKDLLTWLDERARVYVVRGPDGELLSGIIALFSNDDALYWLGGTRADFEGTSVNALLHWRIVEDVAAGTPRSSLTGYDLMGADTERLARYKSKFGADLVPYHVVESSGAPTAVAKRVYEFVRR